In a genomic window of Gopherus evgoodei ecotype Sinaloan lineage chromosome 14, rGopEvg1_v1.p, whole genome shotgun sequence:
- the RPS21 gene encoding 40S ribosomal protein S21 produces MQNDAGEFVDLYVPRKCSASNRIIGAKDHASIQMNISEVDKVTGRVNGQFKTYAICGAIRRMGESDDSILRLAKHDGIVSKNF; encoded by the exons ATGCAGAATGATGCTGGGGAATTTGTGGACCTGTATGTGCCTCGTAAATG CTCTGCTAGCAACCGAATAATCGGTGCTAAGGACCATGCGTCCATTCAAATGAATATTTCTGAG GTTGACAAGGTCACAGGCAGAGTCAATGGCCAGTTCAAAACTTATGCCATTTGTGGAGCAATTCGTAGGATG GGTGAATCTGATGATTCTATTCTGCGTCTGGCAAAACATGATGGGATTGTTTCCAA GAATTTCTAA